A region from the Saccharomonospora azurea NA-128 genome encodes:
- a CDS encoding LamG-like jellyroll fold domain-containing protein, with amino-acid sequence MSAAFIVLSSLAAPGVASAATGDLALEEPAHIAAAVAQADETGQPVLVESETTEYAEVRANPDGTLVMTQSLTPERVTRDGNWEPLDLTLARRPDGTVGPKNAFIDVRFTGASADGTATLAVMVKDGREVGIGWTGELPEPQLDGATATYSEVLPDVDLALTAKPTGFTQVLIVKSEEAAQDPRLAQITFPSYGKGVIPRESSESDVEAVDESGTVVFRGNASWMWDSRGKNPGGARASETEGDGDSGPAKAMMDVDVTDKSIVVRPDQDFLTAAERVFPIYIDPEYWWTGKKQGHVVVQSKWPDARNYNRTDGDLADLKAGYQGGYLSRSFFDFDVRAMQGKYVHRASVRVRVVHSYSCKGGPTELWHTGAIGYGTTWNNQPSWRRQLDTTNRSNHAVHCPSDGRTEFKVDSLVREAAEARRSEVVFGLKARNASSYDWRRFSLDPVLEVVYNTEPSKPTDLGMESGEIPCITGGDRPFLFTPTPRLRGKVSDPDGGSLTARFVLYRGETGAGTQIWTTSTSNIPSGSYAEVTVPGGLLAEEGTYHWSMSISDGDSSSSEVGKCEFAVDHTAPDAPVVSSTDYPNDDGVAIPAGGVGQTGVFTFDANGTEDVDHYLWSVTEEENDDPQARVDAEGLGGNAAVRWTPALGGPQTMFVRSVDRAGNRSDIVRYRIFVRAGEPLVEKLEGHWQLDGDLADHSSHNRDLIAVGEPQLTADGYDGGAVRLDGASSRLYYAGPVLDTSTSFSVSAWAKASAAGGYQTVLSQNGQRTSGFQLQLTTLGEWALVMFGEDVDGGGAEHARIRSPEPASMDVWTHLLGVYDHGAGELRLYVDGRLVVERDYTSTWTATGDLQIGAAQWKGNQVDLFDGVIDDVRVYQRVIVPSEAELLANHAVLRAHYPLDEGTGTVATDRVTGAVAELAGSAAWESEQHTAVIVGETEDGGYGEVTAPQPGIRTDRSYTVAAWVRLDDPGEGQNRTAVSVDGARFSPFMLQYRENVKKWCFLVSLGADIESGLWVPSEHEPEFGRWVHLTGVHDFARQETRIYVNGSFSAMRTGAVGWNGDGELVLGGARWIGQDVDPWNGAVRNVRVYSGVLSDQTIGQLPLQS; translated from the coding sequence TTGAGTGCTGCCTTCATAGTGCTGTCGTCGCTGGCCGCGCCTGGAGTCGCGTCTGCAGCCACGGGCGACTTGGCTTTAGAGGAGCCAGCGCACATTGCTGCTGCCGTTGCGCAAGCGGACGAGACTGGTCAGCCGGTGCTGGTGGAGTCGGAGACTACTGAGTATGCCGAGGTTCGGGCTAACCCGGACGGCACTCTTGTCATGACGCAGAGCCTGACACCTGAACGAGTGACTCGCGATGGTAACTGGGAGCCCCTCGATCTAACTTTGGCTCGGCGTCCAGATGGGACCGTCGGTCCGAAAAACGCCTTTATAGACGTGCGGTTCACGGGGGCGAGCGCGGACGGCACAGCGACTCTGGCCGTCATGGTGAAAGACGGCCGTGAGGTGGGAATCGGATGGACAGGGGAGTTGCCTGAGCCCCAGCTGGACGGGGCGACGGCGACATATTCCGAAGTGTTGCCTGATGTTGACCTCGCGCTGACAGCCAAGCCGACCGGCTTCACTCAAGTACTGATTGTCAAGAGCGAGGAGGCAGCACAGGATCCCCGACTCGCGCAGATCACTTTCCCTAGCTATGGCAAGGGTGTGATACCCCGGGAGAGCTCCGAATCTGACGTCGAAGCGGTCGATGAGTCCGGAACTGTTGTCTTCCGCGGCAACGCCTCATGGATGTGGGACTCCCGAGGCAAGAATCCTGGGGGCGCGCGGGCTTCAGAAACTGAGGGCGACGGGGACTCAGGCCCTGCGAAGGCGATGATGGATGTCGATGTGACAGACAAGAGCATCGTCGTGCGCCCCGATCAAGACTTCCTCACTGCCGCCGAACGTGTTTTTCCCATTTACATCGACCCGGAGTACTGGTGGACGGGGAAGAAGCAGGGACATGTGGTCGTGCAGAGCAAGTGGCCAGACGCGCGCAACTACAACAGGACCGATGGTGATCTCGCCGATCTCAAAGCTGGCTACCAAGGCGGGTACCTCTCGCGCTCCTTCTTCGATTTCGATGTTCGGGCGATGCAGGGCAAGTACGTGCACCGTGCCTCAGTGCGAGTACGCGTTGTCCATTCGTACTCCTGTAAGGGTGGTCCAACGGAACTGTGGCATACCGGAGCGATCGGCTATGGGACTACATGGAACAACCAGCCCTCTTGGCGTCGTCAACTGGACACGACCAATCGTTCCAACCATGCGGTGCATTGTCCTTCGGACGGTCGTACGGAGTTCAAGGTCGATTCGTTGGTACGGGAAGCCGCGGAAGCGCGTCGGTCTGAGGTTGTCTTCGGGTTGAAAGCGCGCAACGCGAGCAGCTATGACTGGCGGCGGTTCTCACTCGATCCGGTTCTTGAAGTCGTTTACAACACCGAGCCTAGTAAACCCACCGATCTGGGTATGGAGAGCGGAGAAATCCCATGCATCACAGGTGGGGATAGGCCGTTTCTGTTCACGCCGACACCCCGTTTGCGGGGCAAGGTCTCAGACCCTGATGGCGGGAGCCTCACAGCGCGGTTCGTGCTGTATCGCGGTGAGACCGGAGCTGGCACGCAGATTTGGACAACTTCCACTTCCAACATACCGTCTGGTTCGTATGCTGAGGTGACGGTGCCAGGTGGGCTGTTGGCGGAAGAGGGAACCTACCACTGGTCGATGTCTATCAGCGACGGCGACAGCTCATCGTCCGAGGTCGGAAAGTGTGAGTTCGCTGTGGACCACACCGCGCCCGATGCGCCTGTGGTGTCATCCACGGACTATCCCAACGATGACGGCGTTGCAATCCCGGCAGGTGGTGTTGGGCAGACCGGCGTGTTTACATTCGATGCCAATGGCACCGAAGATGTCGACCACTATCTGTGGTCGGTCACTGAGGAAGAAAACGATGACCCACAAGCCCGCGTCGACGCGGAGGGCCTCGGTGGGAACGCTGCCGTCCGTTGGACTCCCGCGCTCGGAGGCCCGCAAACCATGTTCGTGCGCTCCGTCGACCGGGCCGGCAACAGGTCTGACATCGTTCGATACAGGATTTTCGTTCGGGCTGGCGAACCGTTGGTCGAAAAACTCGAAGGTCATTGGCAGCTCGATGGTGACTTGGCTGACCACAGTTCACACAATCGGGACCTGATAGCCGTAGGTGAACCACAGCTTACCGCCGACGGCTACGACGGCGGCGCCGTGAGACTTGATGGGGCATCCTCGCGGCTGTACTACGCTGGTCCGGTTCTCGACACCTCGACAAGCTTCTCGGTGTCCGCCTGGGCGAAGGCTAGTGCTGCCGGCGGATACCAGACGGTATTGTCTCAGAACGGGCAACGCACGAGCGGGTTCCAGCTTCAGCTCACCACTCTCGGAGAGTGGGCATTAGTGATGTTCGGCGAAGACGTCGACGGTGGCGGCGCAGAACATGCACGCATCCGTTCACCTGAGCCAGCCAGTATGGATGTCTGGACGCACCTGCTGGGAGTCTACGACCATGGAGCTGGAGAGCTGCGGCTCTATGTTGACGGACGACTTGTCGTGGAGCGGGATTACACCAGTACGTGGACCGCGACCGGTGATCTGCAGATCGGCGCCGCGCAGTGGAAGGGTAACCAGGTCGATCTCTTCGACGGCGTGATAGACGACGTTCGTGTCTATCAGCGGGTGATCGTGCCGAGTGAGGCTGAACTGCTCGCCAATCATGCGGTTCTGCGCGCTCACTATCCGCTCGACGAAGGGACGGGGACGGTCGCAACGGACCGGGTAACTGGTGCGGTTGCGGAGCTTGCTGGTTCTGCTGCCTGGGAAAGTGAACAGCACACCGCCGTCATTGTCGGCGAAACCGAAGACGGTGGATATGGTGAGGTGACGGCGCCTCAGCCAGGGATTCGTACCGATCGCTCATACACCGTGGCAGCATGGGTCCGTCTCGACGACCCCGGTGAAGGTCAGAACAGGACGGCAGTCAGCGTCGATGGTGCCCGGTTTTCCCCGTTCATGCTGCAATACCGTGAGAACGTAAAAAAGTGGTGCTTTCTGGTTTCCCTCGGAGCTGATATCGAAAGCGGCTTGTGGGTGCCTAGTGAACATGAGCCTGAATTCGGGCGTTGGGTCCATTTGACGGGTGTTCACGACTTCGCTCGACAAGAGACTCGGATCTATGTCAACGGGAGTTTTTCCGCTATGAGGACCGGAGCTGTCGGCTGGAATGGCGATGGCGAATTGGTCCTCGGGGGCGCACGTTGGATCGGTCAGGACGTTGATCCCTGGAACGGCGCTGTCAGGAATGTCCGAGTGTATTCGGGAGTGCTGTCTGATCAGACCATCGGGCAACTGCCCCTGCAGTCCTGA
- a CDS encoding serine/threonine-protein kinase, producing the protein MGGYTLLGRLGSGAMGTVYLGRSRGGRRVAVKLVSAGLAEEPSFRDRFRHEVANMRRVGGFWTAGVVDADPDADRPWVATEYIEGPTLAEYVQEKGPLPEDEVLALGAALAEALVSVHEAGVVHRDLKPGNILISGDGPRVIDFGISRVLDQTTLTATGVAIGTPGFMSPEQVEAGEVGPASDVFALAGVLVYAATGNGPFPAGSLSSVLYAVAHGRPRLDDVPPHLRAVLEPCFAKEPTGRPNATQLLESLTPDHNPTSTTAATTTTLPAPAATRVVETRPASRPAPVTPQPLLPAAGPMTVANPDRRHRKLPTGFALGATCAGLACYGVTAGLLNQTIGAPVPPILLAISEFVPLVVTALVVLLRPFRTERTRFWGAFTLGFLMPAVITAGWVPYDNLLDHVDTMLVFCGHALAPVALLAVADVALARHTTGDPLGGTAQFALPLATWLVYFYVQAGVGFFGIDALSLLACAFGAVLMFVLLASASGRRLLDRFGLVIAIAPALLPVTLRLLGGGDDGPPSYVMALPLITFTIPFVVVRHVVTRHGARRRSGTTQRILR; encoded by the coding sequence GTGGGCGGTTACACGCTGCTGGGACGGCTGGGTTCGGGTGCAATGGGCACCGTCTACCTGGGCCGGTCGCGTGGTGGTCGGCGGGTGGCCGTGAAGCTCGTGTCCGCGGGGTTGGCCGAGGAGCCCTCGTTCCGCGACCGGTTTCGCCACGAGGTGGCGAACATGCGCAGGGTCGGCGGTTTCTGGACCGCCGGTGTCGTCGACGCCGATCCCGACGCGGACCGCCCGTGGGTGGCCACCGAGTACATCGAAGGCCCCACGCTCGCGGAGTACGTGCAGGAGAAGGGCCCACTGCCCGAGGACGAGGTGCTCGCGTTGGGCGCCGCGCTCGCCGAAGCACTCGTCTCCGTGCACGAGGCGGGCGTGGTCCACCGCGACCTCAAGCCCGGCAACATCCTCATCTCCGGCGACGGGCCGAGGGTCATCGACTTCGGCATCTCCCGTGTACTCGACCAGACCACCCTCACCGCCACCGGAGTCGCGATCGGCACGCCGGGCTTCATGTCACCGGAGCAGGTCGAAGCGGGCGAGGTCGGCCCCGCGAGCGACGTCTTCGCCCTCGCCGGAGTCCTCGTCTACGCCGCCACCGGCAACGGCCCCTTCCCCGCAGGGTCACTTTCCTCCGTCCTCTACGCCGTCGCTCACGGCCGGCCCCGGCTCGACGACGTTCCACCCCACCTGCGTGCGGTGCTCGAACCCTGCTTCGCCAAAGAGCCCACCGGACGTCCGAACGCGACACAGCTCCTCGAATCACTGACCCCCGACCACAACCCCACCTCGACCACCGCCGCCACGACCACCACGCTGCCTGCTCCCGCAGCGACTCGAGTCGTCGAGACCCGGCCCGCATCGCGACCGGCACCGGTGACACCTCAGCCACTCCTGCCCGCGGCGGGTCCGATGACCGTCGCGAACCCCGATCGCCGCCACAGGAAGCTGCCCACCGGATTCGCGCTCGGGGCGACGTGCGCAGGTCTCGCCTGCTACGGCGTCACGGCCGGCTTGCTCAACCAGACCATCGGAGCCCCTGTGCCCCCGATTCTTCTGGCGATCAGCGAGTTCGTGCCGCTGGTGGTGACGGCGCTGGTCGTGTTGCTCCGGCCGTTCCGCACCGAGCGGACCCGGTTCTGGGGCGCCTTCACGCTCGGTTTCCTCATGCCCGCCGTGATCACCGCAGGCTGGGTGCCGTACGACAACCTGCTCGACCACGTCGACACCATGCTCGTCTTCTGCGGGCACGCGCTGGCGCCGGTCGCCCTGCTCGCCGTCGCCGACGTCGCCCTCGCACGGCACACCACCGGGGACCCGCTGGGCGGCACGGCGCAGTTCGCCCTACCGCTGGCGACCTGGCTGGTCTACTTCTATGTCCAGGCGGGGGTCGGTTTCTTCGGGATCGACGCACTGAGCCTGCTCGCCTGTGCGTTCGGAGCTGTGCTGATGTTCGTGCTGCTGGCCTCCGCCTCCGGCCGGCGCTTGCTCGACCGGTTCGGCCTCGTGATCGCGATCGCCCCCGCCCTGCTTCCCGTCACGCTCCGCCTGCTGGGAGGCGGCGACGACGGACCGCCGAGCTACGTGATGGCTCTCCCACTGATCACCTTCACGATCCCGTTCGTCGTGGTGCGCCACGTCGTCACACGCCACGGCGCTCGCCGCCGGAGCGGGACCACGCAGCGCATTCTGCGGTGA
- the hisS gene encoding histidine--tRNA ligase, which translates to MAKAAEPPSGTRDFLADDVRRRKAAFDTVSGVFEHYGFDPLETPAFERLEVFTGKLGDEASALIFKILKRGVHEATGEADLALRYDHTVPLARVVGTYGSQLPSPYKRYAIGPVWRADRPAKGRFREFTQCDIDTVGSSSPLADAEILWAIHDGLEALGVTDFRVLVNSRKALHGLLEAYGIGEERGTAVLGTLDKLDKLPADAVVAELVDRGLEARVAEELVGDVTATDTDRVRKQLDTTERGREGLAEIDRLLELTAGLPEGRVVFTPRMVRGLDYYTGPIFEVVATGYPGSIASGGRYDGLVAKLGGPDLPACGGSIGLERILAIQAADAEAAGGLDVALTVLGAEDTVMRLAAELRGQGLRTGVFLGTSGKLGKQLKWANDQRARIVLIHGPQEQAEGVVTVRDMASGDQNRVPVADVATTVREQLGR; encoded by the coding sequence ATGGCGAAGGCCGCCGAGCCACCCTCAGGCACCCGGGACTTCCTCGCGGACGACGTTCGTCGCCGCAAGGCCGCGTTCGACACCGTGTCGGGTGTGTTCGAGCATTACGGGTTCGACCCGCTGGAGACCCCGGCGTTCGAGCGGCTCGAGGTCTTCACCGGCAAGCTCGGCGACGAGGCCAGCGCGCTGATCTTCAAGATCCTCAAGCGCGGTGTGCACGAGGCGACGGGTGAGGCCGACCTCGCGCTGCGCTACGACCACACCGTGCCGCTCGCGCGGGTCGTCGGCACCTACGGAAGCCAGCTGCCCTCGCCCTACAAGCGCTACGCGATCGGCCCCGTCTGGCGGGCCGACCGTCCCGCGAAGGGCCGGTTCCGTGAGTTCACCCAGTGCGACATCGACACGGTGGGCTCGTCCTCGCCGCTCGCGGACGCCGAGATCCTGTGGGCTATCCACGACGGGCTGGAGGCGCTGGGCGTCACCGACTTCCGGGTGCTGGTGAACAGCCGCAAGGCCCTGCACGGGCTCCTGGAGGCGTACGGCATCGGCGAGGAGCGCGGCACGGCCGTGCTCGGCACGCTCGACAAGCTCGACAAGCTGCCCGCCGACGCGGTGGTGGCCGAGCTCGTCGACCGGGGTCTTGAAGCCCGCGTCGCCGAGGAGCTCGTGGGCGATGTGACGGCCACCGACACCGACCGCGTGCGCAAACAGCTCGACACCACTGAGCGCGGGCGCGAGGGGCTCGCCGAAATCGACCGGCTGCTGGAGCTGACGGCCGGGCTGCCGGAAGGCCGGGTGGTCTTCACGCCGCGCATGGTGCGGGGTCTCGACTACTACACCGGGCCGATCTTCGAGGTCGTGGCCACCGGCTACCCGGGTTCGATCGCCTCGGGCGGCCGCTACGACGGACTGGTCGCCAAGCTCGGAGGGCCGGACCTGCCCGCGTGCGGCGGGTCGATCGGCCTCGAACGCATCCTCGCCATCCAGGCGGCGGACGCCGAGGCGGCGGGGGGACTGGACGTCGCCCTGACGGTCCTGGGCGCGGAGGACACCGTGATGCGCCTGGCCGCCGAACTGCGTGGTCAGGGCCTGCGCACGGGCGTCTTCCTCGGCACGTCGGGCAAGCTGGGCAAGCAGCTCAAGTGGGCCAACGACCAGCGAGCGCGCATCGTGCTCATCCACGGTCCGCAGGAGCAGGCCGAGGGCGTCGTCACCGTGCGCGACATGGCCAGCGGCGACCAGAACCGCGTGCCCGTGGCCGACGTCGCGACGACGGTGCGCGAGCAACTCGGCCGCTGA
- a CDS encoding carbohydrate ABC transporter permease: MVLGVGRRSAVRRRPNVLGGLAGFAWLAVVLVPVYYVVITSLRDQEGFFSANPLVPPENPTLDSYRLVLENDFLRYLGNSVLVTVVTVAITVSVSLLAAYYVVRANGRLARLTYRSFLLGLAIPLQATIIPVYYLITQARLYDTLLAIILPSAAFAIPLSVVILANFLRDVPNELFESMRMDGAGHWRVVWNLVLPLTRPAVVTVAVYDALQVWNGFLFPLILTQSADQRVLPLALWSFQGQFTVNIPAVLAAVVLSTLPVLALYILGRRQLVSGLTAGFGR; this comes from the coding sequence ATGGTGCTCGGTGTGGGACGACGGTCGGCGGTCCGTCGCAGGCCCAACGTCCTCGGCGGACTCGCGGGCTTCGCGTGGCTGGCCGTCGTGCTGGTGCCCGTCTACTACGTGGTGATCACCAGCCTGCGCGACCAGGAGGGCTTCTTCTCGGCGAACCCGCTGGTGCCGCCCGAGAACCCGACCCTCGACAGCTACCGGCTGGTGCTGGAGAACGACTTCCTCCGGTACCTGGGCAACAGCGTGCTCGTGACGGTCGTGACGGTGGCGATCACCGTGAGCGTGTCGCTGCTGGCGGCGTACTACGTGGTGCGGGCGAACGGCAGGCTCGCCCGGCTGACCTACCGGTCGTTCCTGCTCGGGCTCGCCATCCCGTTGCAGGCCACGATCATCCCGGTCTACTACCTCATCACGCAGGCCCGCCTCTACGACACGCTGCTGGCGATCATCCTGCCGTCGGCCGCGTTCGCGATCCCGCTCAGCGTGGTGATCCTCGCGAACTTCCTGCGCGACGTGCCGAACGAGCTCTTCGAGTCGATGCGCATGGACGGCGCGGGGCACTGGCGGGTGGTGTGGAACCTGGTGCTGCCGCTGACGCGGCCCGCGGTGGTGACCGTGGCCGTGTACGACGCGCTGCAGGTGTGGAACGGCTTCCTGTTCCCGCTGATCCTCACGCAGAGCGCCGACCAGCGGGTGCTGCCGTTGGCGTTGTGGAGCTTCCAGGGGCAGTTCACGGTGAACATCCCCGCGGTGCTGGCGGCGGTGGTGCTGTCGACGCTGCCGGTGCTCGCGCTGTACATCCTCGGCCGGCGGCAGCTCGTGAGCGGGCTGACGGCGGGTTTCGGTCGCTGA
- a CDS encoding carbohydrate ABC transporter permease, whose product MTTVSASRDSVPGAATRRAGPSPLMAAPALAFFGVFALVPLVGVVALSLVYWDGISAMTWAGFDNWSDVLTDPSTWNAVWLSLQIMVFSWLVQTPISLLLGVLVAGRGRYRALLGVLYFLPMLLSSAAIAIAFKALLDPNFGMSLAFNAQSLAQDWLGDADLALYVVVFVIAWQFVPFHTLLYQAGVRQIPASLYEAAQLDGAGPVRQFFHITLPQLRYTIITSSTLMMVGSLTYFDLVFVLTGGGPGEATRMLPLHMYLTGFSSDEMGKASALAVLLVFTGLALALGLSRWANFRRGSQLEGA is encoded by the coding sequence GTGACGACCGTGTCCGCTTCCCGCGACTCCGTCCCCGGCGCGGCCACGCGCCGCGCCGGGCCGTCGCCGCTGATGGCGGCGCCCGCGCTCGCGTTCTTCGGGGTATTCGCGCTGGTGCCGCTGGTGGGCGTGGTGGCGCTCAGCCTCGTGTACTGGGACGGCATCTCCGCCATGACGTGGGCCGGTTTCGACAACTGGTCGGACGTACTCACCGATCCGTCCACCTGGAACGCCGTGTGGCTGTCGCTGCAGATCATGGTGTTCAGCTGGCTGGTGCAGACACCGATCTCGTTGCTGCTCGGCGTTCTCGTGGCCGGGCGCGGCCGCTACCGGGCGCTGCTGGGGGTGCTGTACTTCCTGCCGATGCTGCTGTCGTCGGCGGCCATCGCCATCGCGTTCAAGGCCCTGCTCGACCCCAACTTCGGCATGAGCCTCGCGTTCAACGCCCAGTCGCTCGCGCAGGACTGGCTCGGCGACGCCGACCTCGCGCTCTACGTCGTCGTGTTCGTGATCGCGTGGCAGTTCGTGCCGTTCCACACGCTGCTCTACCAGGCGGGCGTGCGGCAGATCCCGGCGTCGCTGTACGAGGCGGCGCAGCTCGACGGCGCGGGCCCGGTGCGGCAGTTCTTCCACATCACGCTGCCCCAACTCCGCTACACCATCATCACGTCGTCGACGTTGATGATGGTGGGCTCGCTGACGTACTTCGACCTCGTGTTCGTGCTGACCGGTGGCGGTCCCGGCGAGGCGACGCGGATGCTGCCCCTGCACATGTATCTCACCGGGTTCTCCAGCGACGAGATGGGCAAGGCCAGCGCGCTCGCCGTGCTGCTGGTGTTCACCGGGCTCGCCCTGGCGCTCGGGTTGTCCCGCTGGGCGAACTTCCGCCGCGGCAGCCAGTTGGAGGGGGCGTGA